Proteins from a genomic interval of Chionomys nivalis chromosome 7, mChiNiv1.1, whole genome shotgun sequence:
- the Tlx3 gene encoding T-cell leukemia homeobox protein 3 gives MEAPASAQTPHPHEPISFGIDQILNSSDQDSAPAPRGPDGASYLGGPPGGRPGAAYPSLPASFAGLGAPFEDAGSYSVNLSLAPAGVIRVPAHRPLPGAVPPPLPSALPAMPSVPTVSSLGGLNFPWMESSRRFVKDRFTAAAALTPFTVTRRIGHPYQNRTPPKRKKPRTSFSRVQICELEKRFHRQKYLASAERAALAKSLKMTDAQVKTWFQNRRTKWRRQTAEEREAERQQASRLMLQLQHDAFQKSLNDSIQPDPLCLHNSSLFALQNLQPWEEDSSKVPAVTSLV, from the exons ATGGAGGCGCCCGCCAGCGCGCAGACCCCACACCCGCACGAGCCCATCAGCTTCGGCATCGACCAAATCCTCAACAGCTCGGACCAGGACAGCGCACCCGCCCCGCGGGGCCCCGACGGCGCCAGCTACCTGGGAGGGCCCCCCGGGGGCCGTCCGGGCGCCGCGTACCCGTCTCTGCCCGCCTCCTTTGCGGGCCTCGGCGCGCCCTTCGAGGACGCGGGATCTTACAGTGTCAACCTAAGCCTGGCCCCCGCCGGGGTGATCCGGGTGCCAGCGCACAGGCCGCTACCCGGGGCCGTGCCGCCGCCTCTGCCCAGCGCGCTGCCAGCCATGCCCTCCGTGCCCACGGTCTCCAGCCTGGGCGGCCTCAATTTCCCCTGGATGGAGAGCAGCCGCCGCTTTGTGAAGGACCGCTTCACAG CGGCGGCCGCGCTCACGCCCTTCACCGTGACCCGGCGCATTGGCCACCCCTACCAGAACCGGACGCCGCCCAAGCGTAAGAAGCCGCGCACGTCCTTTTCCCGGGTGCAGATCTGTGAGCTGGAAAAGCGCTTCCATCGCCAAAAGTACCTGGCCTCGGCCGAGAGGGCGGCGCTCGCAAAGTCCCTCAAAATGACGGACGCGCAGGTCAAGACCTGGTTCCAAAATCGGAGGACCAAGTGGCG GCGGCAGACGGCAGAGGAGCGGGAGGCGGAGCGGCAGCAGGCGAGCCGGCTCATGCTGCAGCTGCAACACGACGCCTTCCAGAAGAGTCTCAACGACTCCATCCAGCCCGACCCGCTCTGTCTGCACAACTCGTCGCTCTTTGCTCTACAGAACCTGCAGCCCTGGGAGGAGGACAGTTCCAAGGTCCCCGCTGTCACCTCGCTGGTGTGA